The genomic interval ACTCTATCGAAAAACTACcaattccattcgacaccataCACTGCGACTGTGTAGGCCCTTTTAACGAGTCGAAAGATGGCTATAAACACATTATGATTATTGTAGATGCTTTCacaaaatatttacaactcGTGCCATTAAAGTCCTTGAGTGGGCCTGAAACCCTTCAGGTATTCCGAGAACGTCTCACTTTGTTTGGTACGCCACGGCAAGTAGTTTTAGACCGGGCCACTAATTTCACTTATAAATCGTTGAAACAGTTTTTCGAGAGCCATGGCGTACATTTACATCTTATAGCCACAGGCGCGCCTAGAGCAAACGGACAAGCCGAACGTTACGTATCTACCATTGTTAATTTACTGACTGCAGAACTGTCTAGGGGTACAGAATGGCCGAGCAAGCTTTCGAAGATTCAGTTGTCTCTAAATACGACTATACAGAAGTCAACTGGGTTTTCACCTACCCGGTTATTGTTCGGAGTGGAGCGCAGCGCAGGTAATGCGGTAGTAGCTGAGAGGCAATTGCCGGATATGGAAGAACGAATAGATTTGAATCAGGATAGAACTCTTGCGGCgagtagattaaaaaaaaaaaaatgcggaattgcaaaatgttaattttaacaaaaaacgtAGAAACAATAGTATTTATAAGGTTGGAGATACGGTTTTTGTGCGCCCAGCAGACACTCGACGAGCGAaactagaaaataaatttgtcggtccgtttacaattttgaaaacattggaaaatgaTAGATTCGAGACAATAGGAAAGAGTGGAAAATCACAAATAGCCCCAAAAGATCGCCTACGACCCTAGAAAGGCGAATGGTCTGGTGATTGCAAATCGGAGAGTGAGCCTGAACCGTGTTAGCGTATGTTAActaaaatagatataaaatcGTACACCAACGAAATGATACTAGACTAGTGTAGCTTAACaatgttattaatattattcttactaGTATTGTCGGTACTCCTACTATTCCTATTATTACCATTACTTTCACTATTTATTATTAGCTTCTCCTTTAAATTCTGTTCAccattcacatttttttttacttactaTTTTTGTTCACAAATTTGTCACTAAATATTTTACCTTCCTATCAAAATTATGTCGtacgtttatttcttttcaaccTCTAAACCTGAAAGGGAAACGTCTTTGTTATCCtgtgttgagactgggtccgggtacaggatgcgtccgctgagactgggtccgtgtacagggtgcgtctctGTTATCTTGTGTTGAGACCGGGTCctggtacaggatgcgtccgctgagactgggtccgtgtacagggtgcgtctctgttatcttgtgttgagactgggtccgggtacaggatgcgtcccctgagactgggtccgtgtacagggtgcgtctctGTTACCTTGTGTTGAGACCGGGTCctggtacaggatgcgtccgctgagactgggtccgtgtacagggtgcgtctctgttatcttgtgttgagactgggtccgggtacaggatgcgtccgctgagactgggtccgtgtacagggtgcgtctctGTTACCTTGTGTTGAGACCGGGtccgggtacaggatgcgtccgctgagactggatTCGTGTACAGGATGCGTCTCTGTTATTGtgtgttgagactgggtccgggcacgggatgcgtccgctgagactgggtcctTGTGCAGGATGCGCCTTTGTTATTCGTGATGAGACTGGGTCTGTGTAGGGGATTCGTCCCTGTTGCCTTGTGGAAAGACTGTGATGGGAAGGAATCTGAGCGATGCATGTTTACTGATAATGATTCTGGTGTTGAAAATGTGGCCATTAATTCGGCGTAATGATTGCGGGAAACGTATGAAAGTATTCTGTGTGGCTTCGAAACGCCTGTATTTCGACGCTTCTCGAGAGCGTGAAGCAGGTCAGTCTGGCCgtgttagcgccaatatgtttcgggcccaatcagggacggctgccgatgctttgagcggcgacctctgagagtcggccgatgctttgtccggcgacctctgagagtcggccgatgctttgaccggcgacctctgagagtcggctgatgccttgagcggcgacctctgagagtcggccgacgctttgaaataggtgacagagacgccgatccctaattgccgattgccgacgctaccgttgacgcgacgtcatcggtgacgtgtcggatgaagaaacaatcgagatgatttcggggcggatctggccacggagtggggaaggcaagcatgccttccggtaagaggactgtgggagaccgctcagcacttaccccagaaccgctggacgatacgggtttcgataGACCTCTCTGAcattcccataacaattacattaacgaaaaattagtgtaaatgtgatccgaattataacgcgtttggtatcattttaatcagaataatgccacgaatacattggtgaaagtctcataaaaaaataattaataataaagaagttacatttttcatttaaaggcctgcgctcacgcgagctttgatcttttccgaacgcttcgactcgtcgcgtctctttcttcctcatacgctgtccttctctgtgttcgaaacttttaatgcttgttacacaagtaaatatcatcggaattatatcgccggttctcgagtggtgtgaggtgtccgGGTGACAATAGCTGGGAACGTCGGGAGTGTCATAAGTCGAATCTTCACTGTACGTCGCTTCTGGACAGGAGATCGAAGGACGCAGTCTCCTACGGCAACTGCTTACTCCTAGGATGCAGGACGTGAGGTAGCGGGAGAATAAATCCCACGGCTATTCCCGTCGATAGGTGAACGAGCGTTCACTGATATTTATTGTGTTTCACGGCGCGCACAGTGATTACTACACGATTCGCAAACTCGGTTCTACGACGATAGAGCTCCGCCATGTGTCTGCTCTCGTCGGCGTCGTTATACACTCTCCTCGTTCGCGCGGCGGCGCGCGCGACGGTTGGTAGCCGGTGCTACCAACTTCGTCGCCGGATAGCGGTTGGGGAATTGCCTGGGGACTTTGGGATTAAATCCCTATGTTCCCCACATGGTTTGTaccgatgtcggtatttcagatcgtgcaACACAAAACGCCATGTGGTGATTGGTCTACCCCTATCCCTTGTCTGTGGTcatacatttttgttattttgaaATAAGAAAACTATTTGACGTTCAGGAACATTTTTTGCTGTAAAAAGTTGTACTTAAAACCTTTTGGTATTTCacttaatatattattttatgctgccttatagaaacaaattttataaCTATCAATGTTATTGAGGTTAACCACGAGGTAAGAATTTTGCAACTTATCACGAAAAGTAGTATTGTATTTATATTACtttctaataaatttttaagcgaatatttgtatttttaagaaaatgaaaaaaggaATCGATGATAAAGCCACTGGTGGTGGTGATTCAAAGTGGTATGAGGAATATTCAAAACAGGAAAGACCATGCAAACATTCTAAATCTGAAACAGAAGTTTCAAAATTAAAAGAGGAAGCTAAAAGATACTTAGATGCAGAAACATCTGTTTATCAATTGAAAGAATCAAAGTCTCGTGATTCGGAAACAGCATGGTTAAAAACAGCATTAGCACAAGGTACAACTTCAGATAAAATTGCAGCTGCTATTGTATTAGTTCAAGATAATCCAAAACATAATTTGGCTAGACTTACAATGCTTATAAATCAAGTGCGGATAGCAAAGCATAATCAATGTATCATGGTAATTAAATCATTAAGAGATCTCTTTTTATCTGATTTACTTCATCCGGAATTTAAGCTACTCAAGTTTGAAGAGCAAAACTTGGACGAAATTGATCAAAGCAATGATAAGGAAACAGTTGTAAAAACAGATGCatcaaagaaaaaattaatgacACATTGGTATTTCGAAGACCAGTTACGTGAACAGTATGAACGTTTTATTATGTCTTTAGCAAATATTGCTTCAGATACAGTGGATGCAAATCGTGAAGCAGCAATATCAGTGATGACAGATTTGCTGATTGGAAGTTCAGAGCAAGAACACAAGCTTCTGGAACTGATTGTAAACAAAATAGGAGATCCAAGTAGTAAAGTAGGATCTAAAgttatattttgtttaaataaattattacatgAGCATCCAAATATGAAACTTGTTGTGTTGCGAGAAGTAGAAAAATTGTTGTTCAGAAAAAACATGGCACAACGTGCTCAATACTATGCAATTTGTTTGTTAACGCAATTCATTTTGAGCAAAGAAGATGAAAAGATTGCATCTACCCTTATTGAAGTGtattttgcatttttcaaaGCTTGTTTAAAAAAGGGGGAACCAGATAGTAGAATGATGGCAGCAATTTTAACTGGTGTAAATAGAGCTTATCCATTTGCAAAAATGGACTCaaacattttaaataatcataTAGATTCTGTGTACAAAGTTGTACATATTGGATCATTCAGTGTTTCCCTGAATGCACTTAATTTATTACATCAGGTATGTAGCTGTACATTATACGAGGTACTTAATGTATGGgaatttttaaatctgattCTTATATTTCTTATGTAGGTCACAGGGAAAGATCAGGTTCAATCAGATagattttattctacattttataGAAAGTTACTAGACCCACAGATTGGAGTAGTAAATAAACGTGCattgtttcttaatttattgtttAGAGTTCTCCAAAAAGATAAGAAGATACCACGTTTATATGCATTTATTAGAAGAAGTTTGCAAATTGCATTATACTTTCCTGCAAATATGACGTGTGCAATTTTATATGTAATATCTAAAATTATTCATACAcataaagaattgaaaaatttattactAAAGTcacaaacatatattaaaattgaaaacgaAGATGCTGAAACTAAAGATACTTTGTTCAGTACGGAAAATGTTGATGAACTCAACAAACCGATAAATTCAGAAGATTCTATTTTACTAACAAATATTGCAATTGGACGTGATGAAACTGAGGAAACAAAATTTGAGTTCAAAGTAGATGATGATGTAAAAGTTGAATCATCTAAAGAAAAAGAGTATGATCCTTTTTACCGCAATCCCCTTTATGCAGGAATAACTCAAGATTTAAGTACTGAATTAATAACGTTATCTAAACATTATCATCCGAGTGTCGCATTATTTGCGAGTACAATCATCGAAGGTattttattcatgtatattaGTAACATAAACAATCTAGCTCAGCATTGAATATACATTGGTAGTAAAtgaaatgtattatttttatacaggAAAATTAATTGATTATTCTGGTGATCCGTTAGAAGACTTATCCTTAATGCGTTTTTTGGATCGTtatgtttttaaaaatccaaAGAAATTAGAAGATAAAAAGGTACAAAGGAGAAATGATCCTTTGGCTCAACGTGCGGGATATACACCAAAAGGTATCCGATGTATACCAGTAGATAGCATCACGTATCTTAACGAAAGAGAAGAACGGATACCAGTTGACGAATTATTCTTATATCGGTATTTAAACAAGAAGAAGGAAGTGAAAGCCGAGTCTAAAGCAGACGATGATGATACAGAAAGTATTAACAGTGAAGAATTTGACGATATGTTGGGAAGGTTAACAGACGGTAAAGACTTCGAAGATCTAGACATTGCAGCTGACATTCAAAccaggaaaaaga from Halictus rubicundus isolate RS-2024b chromosome 2, iyHalRubi1_principal, whole genome shotgun sequence carries:
- the Noc1 gene encoding nucleolar complex protein 1, which codes for MKKGIDDKATGGGDSKWYEEYSKQERPCKHSKSETEVSKLKEEAKRYLDAETSVYQLKESKSRDSETAWLKTALAQGTTSDKIAAAIVLVQDNPKHNLARLTMLINQVRIAKHNQCIMVIKSLRDLFLSDLLHPEFKLLKFEEQNLDEIDQSNDKETVVKTDASKKKLMTHWYFEDQLREQYERFIMSLANIASDTVDANREAAISVMTDLLIGSSEQEHKLLELIVNKIGDPSSKVGSKVIFCLNKLLHEHPNMKLVVLREVEKLLFRKNMAQRAQYYAICLLTQFILSKEDEKIASTLIEVYFAFFKACLKKGEPDSRMMAAILTGVNRAYPFAKMDSNILNNHIDSVYKVVHIGSFSVSLNALNLLHQVTGKDQVQSDRFYSTFYRKLLDPQIGVVNKRALFLNLLFRVLQKDKKIPRLYAFIRRSLQIALYFPANMTCAILYVISKIIHTHKELKNLLLKSQTYIKIENEDAETKDTLFSTENVDELNKPINSEDSILLTNIAIGRDETEETKFEFKVDDDVKVESSKEKEYDPFYRNPLYAGITQDLSTELITLSKHYHPSVALFASTIIEGKLIDYSGDPLEDLSLMRFLDRYVFKNPKKLEDKKVQRRNDPLAQRAGYTPKGIRCIPVDSITYLNEREERIPVDELFLYRYLNKKKEVKAESKADDDDTESINSEEFDDMLGRLTDGKDFEDLDIAADIQTRKKKKKDTEEDDEDSEDDEEIDDSNDINDSEPDLDENEGTDNQLQDLNDIDLDEDDDMSDIDFDDNMSDIDFDDNMSDNEDIFDNKISQSIKNKQTKKNQGQIKRSKKSKGIDSNIFVSAEKFAEMLEEHSKQKGKHGGTDTFNTTDGANAKQIDWETKRHEKLKGFFNKHKRKGSKTFKKNVKRIRH